One window from the genome of Methanospirillum lacunae encodes:
- a CDS encoding PDGLE domain-containing protein yields MMDNKTFLIAGILFALVIGVLAVFLASGDPDGLESTALMVSGQKDLTGSAPEDGDPEVIGTGTFSYSAPMPDYSLGETMGTLGGVISIIVGIFLTLVVVIGATWLVRQGNDRTKS; encoded by the coding sequence ATGATGGATAATAAGACCTTCCTGATTGCCGGGATTCTTTTTGCACTGGTAATCGGTGTTCTCGCAGTTTTTCTGGCATCAGGTGATCCTGATGGTCTGGAAAGTACTGCACTTATGGTTTCAGGACAGAAAGATCTTACAGGATCAGCACCTGAAGATGGTGATCCAGAGGTAATAGGCACTGGAACATTTTCATATTCTGCACCAATGCCGGATTACTCACTTGGAGAAACCATGGGAACCCTGGGAGGTGTCATTTCAATTATTGTAGGTATCTTCCTGACACTTGTAGTGGTGATCGGTGCTACATGGCTTGTAAGACAGGGAAACGATAGAACCAAATCATAA
- the cbiM gene encoding cobalt transporter CbiM, which translates to MHIPDAFIPIPQAALYWIIALIFLALAIRWAKNEMSEDKIPLIAVLAAGIFALQGFNLPVSMGTSGHLVGGALAAIVLGSPFAAVFILSLVLIIQGLIFGDGGLTTMGANIINMGVIGGFVGYYTFHGFNRLVKNPFLSAGVAAWFACLIPSLACAIEMFFAGTFPLVPGLLAMGIYHAAIGIIEGIVTAVVIYLLSKARPDLVSSTVGVAA; encoded by the coding sequence ATGCATATCCCAGACGCATTTATACCAATCCCGCAAGCGGCTTTATACTGGATTATAGCTCTGATATTTCTGGCCCTCGCAATCAGATGGGCAAAAAATGAGATGAGCGAGGACAAAATTCCACTTATTGCAGTTCTGGCTGCAGGGATTTTTGCACTACAGGGATTTAATCTCCCAGTTAGTATGGGGACCAGTGGTCATCTGGTAGGTGGAGCACTTGCGGCAATTGTCCTAGGATCTCCCTTTGCTGCAGTTTTTATTCTCTCTCTGGTCCTTATCATTCAGGGACTCATCTTTGGTGATGGAGGGCTCACCACGATGGGTGCAAATATTATAAACATGGGAGTAATTGGAGGATTTGTTGGATACTATACGTTCCACGGTTTTAACAGACTTGTGAAAAATCCATTCCTGTCAGCAGGAGTAGCAGCATGGTTTGCCTGTCTTATCCCATCTCTGGCATGTGCAATTGAGATGTTTTTTGCTGGAACATTCCCACTTGTGCCAGGCCTTCTGGCAATGGGTATCTACCATGCAGCAATCGGGATAATTGAAGGAATCGTCACAGCAGTCGTAATCTACCTTCTCTCAAAAGCTCGTCCCGATCTCGTAAGTTCAACAGTAGGAGTTGCAGCATGA
- a CDS encoding putative zinc-binding protein, whose protein sequence is MARPIILATCSGVCNVGQLTTLAAMQLVRRFPGFYRWVKIEKGKAIKFISPDDSIWVLVGCNERCACKELEKSGVGYGRTVIATDLGIVRDVNAEGRFDEISRFVDIIPLRNE, encoded by the coding sequence ATGGCAAGACCCATCATTCTGGCGACATGTTCAGGAGTATGTAATGTTGGTCAGTTGACAACCCTGGCTGCAATGCAACTTGTCCGCAGATTTCCTGGTTTTTATCGATGGGTAAAAATAGAGAAAGGAAAGGCAATTAAGTTCATTTCACCGGATGATTCAATATGGGTTTTAGTAGGATGTAATGAACGGTGTGCGTGTAAAGAACTTGAGAAATCCGGTGTAGGGTATGGGCGAACGGTCATAGCAACCGATCTTGGAATCGTTCGTGATGTCAATGCAGAGGGAAGGTTTGATGAGATATCCCGCTTTGTTGATATTATCCCCCTTCGTAATGAGTAG
- a CDS encoding methyltransferase domain-containing protein → MDSFASGFAKVDKTNDADSFVQYLDLIHSIPFFRESKTQSYCKLNLSPGDSVLEIGCGNGTDLNNLAKSVGNLGMAVGIDISSTMLNAARKNATAINCHPECILCDGLHLAFPTNTFHGVRSDRVIQHTSDPFAVIKEIARVTRPEGRVVIFEPDWETYTLWPGDPKVCRKVMNFWCDNIPSGKVGRLLYAAFSDAALIEIEVYPYTLTVTNLSLARQIFDLDTTFSLAVREGIVNQTEVNQWEEELSQADHTGQFFSTLTFFLVTGKKQSPC, encoded by the coding sequence ATGGATTCATTTGCTTCAGGATTTGCAAAGGTTGATAAAACAAATGATGCTGACTCATTTGTTCAATATCTTGATCTTATCCATTCAATTCCCTTTTTTCGGGAATCAAAAACTCAAAGTTATTGTAAACTTAACTTGTCTCCTGGAGATTCTGTTTTAGAGATCGGATGTGGTAATGGCACGGATCTCAATAATCTCGCCAAAAGCGTGGGTAATTTGGGGATGGCTGTGGGAATTGATATAAGTTCAACGATGCTCAACGCAGCACGAAAGAATGCGACTGCCATTAATTGTCATCCGGAATGTATTCTCTGTGACGGGTTGCATCTCGCCTTTCCTACCAACACATTTCATGGTGTTCGGTCAGATCGGGTAATACAACATACAAGTGATCCATTTGCTGTGATTAAGGAGATAGCACGGGTAACCAGGCCAGAAGGGAGAGTTGTCATATTTGAGCCAGACTGGGAAACGTATACACTCTGGCCTGGAGATCCAAAAGTATGTAGGAAAGTTATGAACTTCTGGTGTGATAATATCCCTTCAGGGAAGGTGGGACGTTTATTATATGCTGCATTTTCTGATGCGGCTCTTATTGAAATCGAAGTTTATCCTTACACCCTCACTGTAACAAATCTTTCATTGGCAAGACAGATTTTTGATCTTGACACTACTTTCTCACTGGCTGTCAGAGAAGGAATTGTAAACCAAACTGAGGTAAACCAGTGGGAAGAAGAACTCTCCCAGGCTGATCACACCGGTCAATTTTTTAGTACCCTGACTTTTTTCCTGGTAACAGGAAAAAAGCAATCACCTTGTTGA
- a CDS encoding ArsR/SmtB family transcription factor yields the protein MNVALPEPIEESLGQIGGIEGLKQYLPPGDELNRKSKVFTALADSTRLKILYLLNTQPLCVCVIKEVIDIADSKLSYHLKALTTAGLIDKEQNGPFLIYSITHTGKRCIQIWV from the coding sequence ATGAATGTGGCGTTACCTGAACCAATAGAAGAGTCGTTAGGTCAGATAGGAGGAATCGAAGGACTCAAACAATATCTCCCCCCTGGTGATGAACTCAACCGGAAATCAAAGGTTTTTACAGCTCTAGCCGATTCTACAAGACTAAAGATCCTGTATCTTCTAAATACCCAGCCACTTTGTGTCTGTGTTATCAAGGAAGTAATAGATATTGCAGACTCTAAGTTATCCTATCATCTTAAAGCCCTTACGACTGCAGGTTTAATCGATAAAGAACAAAATGGGCCATTTCTGATCTACTCAATTACTCATACTGGAAAGCGATGTATTCAGATATGGGTCTGA
- the hgcB gene encoding mercury methylation ferredoxin HgcB, which yields MFNSYTENTLNFHQDKCINCRRCTEVCPHGVFEEGMKSVELKNPVRCMECGACALNCPTQAIEVQSGVGCAWAMIGAAIRGKDMDSGGCGCGEESCCGE from the coding sequence ATGTTTAATTCATATACTGAAAATACGTTAAACTTTCATCAGGATAAGTGCATAAACTGCAGACGCTGTACTGAAGTCTGTCCACACGGGGTTTTTGAAGAAGGAATGAAGAGTGTCGAACTCAAAAACCCGGTACGATGTATGGAATGTGGAGCATGTGCCCTGAATTGTCCGACCCAGGCCATAGAAGTTCAGAGCGGGGTAGGATGTGCCTGGGCGATGATAGGTGCTGCCATCAGAGGGAAAGATATGGATAGCGGGGGATGCGGTTGTGGTGAAGAGTCCTGTTGTGGAGAATAA
- the hgcA gene encoding mercury methylation corrinoid protein HgcA — MSSDCSCSSCSCQSVDSKSCSEVAQTDSTITYANRIDHVLARWGYKRSEHRISPGLYKLGNPNADSPGFASANYTLSFDILRSSLKRHDAYILVLDTKGINVWCAAGKGTFGTDELIHQIEATGLANIVSHRKIVVPQLGAPGVSAPEVQRRSGFRVEYGPVRAKDLPEYLKTGKATPEMRRVEFSTYDRLVLTPVELVQTILPGLIAAVALWFLAGPLAAVAVITTIVTGTILFPVLLPIIPTKDFSTKGLILGLVAAIPFAASYASVPTLPYWTQIAGALVPLLIIPPVVSYLGLNFTGSTTYTSRTGVKKEIFKYVPVMVTLSALGIIIGVALGVFRIMGMI; from the coding sequence ATGTCTTCAGATTGTTCATGCAGTTCCTGTTCGTGCCAGAGTGTTGATTCAAAAAGTTGCTCTGAAGTGGCACAAACAGATAGTACGATCACATATGCAAACCGGATTGATCATGTTCTTGCCCGATGGGGATACAAGAGATCAGAGCATCGGATTTCTCCGGGTCTATACAAACTAGGGAATCCAAATGCAGACTCCCCTGGGTTTGCCTCTGCAAATTATACTCTGAGTTTTGATATACTCAGATCCTCACTAAAAAGACATGACGCCTACATACTAGTCCTGGATACCAAAGGAATCAATGTATGGTGTGCTGCAGGGAAAGGAACATTCGGAACTGATGAACTGATTCATCAAATTGAGGCTACAGGACTTGCGAACATTGTTTCACACAGGAAGATCGTTGTTCCACAACTTGGAGCTCCCGGAGTCTCGGCACCAGAAGTGCAGCGTCGGTCAGGTTTTAGAGTAGAATATGGACCAGTAAGAGCAAAAGATCTCCCGGAATATCTGAAAACAGGAAAGGCAACTCCAGAAATGAGAAGAGTTGAATTTTCTACATATGATCGCCTGGTATTGACCCCGGTTGAGCTGGTTCAAACAATACTGCCAGGACTAATTGCAGCTGTTGCTCTCTGGTTTCTGGCAGGACCCCTGGCAGCTGTTGCAGTAATTACTACAATAGTTACCGGAACGATTCTCTTTCCAGTTCTTCTTCCCATTATTCCGACAAAAGACTTCTCTACTAAAGGTTTGATACTTGGGCTAGTAGCAGCTATTCCTTTCGCAGCTTCATATGCTTCAGTGCCCACACTCCCTTACTGGACACAGATTGCCGGAGCACTTGTCCCTCTCCTCATAATCCCACCAGTGGTTTCATACCTTGGACTTAATTTTACTGGTTCAACTACTTACACATCACGAACCGGCGTGAAAAAAGAGATCTTTAAATATGTGCCGGTGATGGTTACACTAAGTGCTTTAGGAATAATTATCGGAGTGGCATTAGGAGTATTTCGCATTATGGGGATGATTTGA
- the hgcC gene encoding HgcAB-associated protein HgcC, translated as MAKTKSDRDSSDSFQCDCGPKTTCKVESILTIDDRGQMVLPKDVRDRANIKSGDKLALISWEKEGSICCFALMKVENLSGMISDVLSPLMNNTGA; from the coding sequence ATGGCAAAAACTAAAAGTGACAGGGATTCTTCTGATTCTTTTCAATGTGATTGTGGTCCAAAAACTACATGTAAAGTTGAATCAATCCTGACAATCGATGATCGTGGTCAGATGGTACTCCCAAAAGATGTTCGTGACCGTGCTAACATCAAATCAGGAGACAAATTAGCTCTGATCAGCTGGGAAAAAGAAGGTTCAATATGCTGTTTTGCATTGATGAAAGTAGAAAATTTGAGTGGTATGATTAGCGATGTTCTCTCACCCCTTATGAATAATACCGGAGCGTAA
- a CDS encoding OsmC family protein, protein MSENDVQITLTQVDDLCFEATTVSGNKFFVEASAGFGGTGNNPSPLAHFLGALGGCTLIKTKLELVKKGVNCESVSVQLIGTQREIPPHVFETIHLSFTLKGKLEEKVVFETIKEVISLNCPVAVMIGKAVPLTWDYKIVGQNDES, encoded by the coding sequence ATGAGTGAAAATGATGTTCAGATTACCCTGACTCAAGTTGATGACTTGTGTTTTGAAGCGACTACAGTGTCTGGAAATAAATTTTTTGTAGAAGCTTCCGCGGGATTTGGAGGAACTGGAAATAACCCAAGTCCACTAGCACATTTTCTTGGTGCTCTTGGTGGATGTACTCTGATCAAAACCAAACTTGAACTTGTAAAAAAAGGAGTAAATTGTGAGTCTGTCTCAGTACAACTCATTGGTACTCAAAGAGAGATTCCTCCGCATGTTTTTGAGACTATACACCTATCGTTTACTCTGAAAGGGAAATTAGAAGAGAAGGTAGTATTTGAAACAATAAAAGAAGTAATAAGCCTGAATTGTCCAGTTGCAGTGATGATTGGAAAGGCTGTTCCTCTAACATGGGATTACAAGATTGTCGGACAAAACGATGAATCATAG
- a CDS encoding putative zinc-binding protein: protein MKSMEFETIHIRKVDGTCGLCEEYSEKNSTTPAKISILSCEGACARGEVSRRAANLVAHSLAREETVRICLGGAFTKDAGQRNLVRRSTKCLSIEGCFVSCATRMIQGVLPDLDPEVIFADQLYETSLPFGIDEVSDEIFNTYASQVAEKVVAKYIKK from the coding sequence ATGAAATCAATGGAGTTTGAAACCATCCATATCAGAAAGGTAGATGGCACCTGCGGGCTGTGTGAAGAATATTCTGAAAAGAACAGTACAACTCCTGCGAAAATTTCCATACTATCTTGCGAAGGGGCCTGTGCACGAGGGGAGGTTTCCCGGAGGGCAGCAAACCTCGTTGCCCATTCACTTGCCAGGGAAGAAACCGTTAGGATTTGCCTGGGTGGAGCATTTACAAAGGATGCAGGACAACGAAATCTAGTAAGAAGATCAACGAAATGTCTATCTATTGAGGGGTGTTTTGTCTCATGTGCAACCCGAATGATTCAAGGAGTACTCCCAGATTTGGACCCGGAGGTCATCTTTGCAGATCAACTCTATGAGACATCCCTACCATTTGGAATTGATGAGGTTTCAGATGAAATTTTCAATACATATGCCAGCCAGGTAGCAGAAAAAGTGGTTGCAAAGTACATCAAAAAATAA
- a CDS encoding pyrroline-5-carboxylate reductase family protein yields MKTTISFIGSGRVTRILLEGLAKKNNLPDRIIAVDTNVDVLRDLKQSFPIVEIKSSVDEAVTSTDFIFIGLHPPAVINAIHAIVPTLDDASTIVSLAPKIKIASIQQITGGKNPVIRMIPNAPSLMNAGYNPVVFDSTCPDQVRKAFTTLMNPLGHMPEVSETSLEAYAVLTAMGPTYLWFQMVELARLGESFGLSSDEASQAVLSMAAGAVKTMKESGLNPADVIDLIPVKPMNEHEEAIRGMYGRSLTELYGKLTS; encoded by the coding sequence ATGAAAACAACCATTTCATTCATCGGATCAGGGCGAGTGACCAGGATCCTCCTGGAAGGTCTTGCAAAAAAGAATAATCTACCAGATCGGATCATCGCAGTAGATACGAATGTTGATGTACTAAGAGATCTTAAACAGTCATTTCCTATTGTTGAGATAAAGTCATCTGTCGATGAGGCAGTTACCAGCACTGATTTTATCTTTATTGGCCTTCACCCCCCAGCTGTCATTAATGCAATACACGCAATTGTCCCGACTCTTGATGATGCAAGTACCATCGTCTCATTGGCACCGAAGATAAAAATTGCATCTATCCAGCAAATTACAGGTGGGAAAAATCCGGTTATCAGGATGATCCCAAATGCACCATCCTTGATGAATGCAGGTTATAACCCGGTGGTCTTTGATTCCACTTGTCCGGACCAGGTAAGAAAAGCCTTTACTACTCTCATGAATCCACTTGGCCATATGCCCGAAGTATCAGAAACGTCGCTTGAAGCCTATGCTGTACTTACGGCCATGGGCCCCACCTACCTCTGGTTCCAGATGGTCGAACTAGCCCGTCTTGGGGAATCATTTGGGCTTTCATCTGATGAAGCAAGCCAGGCAGTCCTCTCTATGGCAGCAGGAGCGGTGAAAACCATGAAGGAATCAGGCCTGAATCCAGCCGATGTTATCGATCTGATCCCGGTAAAACCCATGAATGAGCATGAAGAAGCAATAAGGGGAATGTATGGAAGGTCTCTTACTGAGTTATATGGAAAACTCACATCCTGA
- a CDS encoding GntP family permease, whose protein sequence is MDPLIAFVITLGLITIISIWYRISPFFTLIGGAIVFGLLTGMSPDSTMQGIITGIGKVFSAFGIIILCGSVIAKLLQEQHYIEDIVADIHKYVKNPPVIAGLSGYILSVPITCCITAYIMLNPILDRLEIDTRRRNILLYLAAIGGIISYALVFPTPVVIPLFSAFSGGMSPVFFDSISIPLSLLILAGIFLYFRFVYPNQILPSGAGSIDVLSGISHSNEPDFNQGIHWRAWAPFIAILISIPIALIVLKLSQGSMINFIMLVGAITAIGFAPSSVRTQGLSQGAKHAGLIIFDICGAGALGFVIVKSGFAQVALEQLTHLIPIIFVPFVLAALIETAQGSRVVTAVITSEILVGSDVINSIHPIPLIFLISAGSCIVSYVTDPFFWLVQRTTGDDIKTVVTHYTMPIAFAGIGIFIMAVILEYLVFGNL, encoded by the coding sequence ATGGATCCCCTCATCGCATTTGTTATAACTCTTGGCCTAATCACCATCATCAGCATTTGGTACCGGATCTCTCCGTTCTTCACTCTGATTGGAGGAGCTATTGTATTTGGACTTCTTACGGGGATGTCACCAGACTCGACGATGCAGGGGATTATCACAGGTATAGGGAAAGTATTCTCTGCGTTCGGAATAATTATCCTCTGCGGATCAGTTATCGCAAAATTACTTCAGGAACAACATTATATCGAGGACATTGTAGCAGACATCCACAAATATGTAAAGAATCCGCCAGTGATAGCTGGATTGTCAGGCTATATCCTTTCGGTACCGATCACTTGTTGTATTACTGCATATATCATGTTGAACCCGATTCTTGATCGACTTGAAATTGACACAAGAAGACGAAACATCCTCCTATATCTGGCAGCAATAGGAGGAATAATATCTTACGCCCTTGTATTCCCAACTCCGGTTGTCATTCCTCTCTTTTCTGCATTCTCTGGAGGGATGAGTCCGGTGTTCTTTGATTCTATCTCCATTCCTCTCTCCCTTCTCATCCTGGCAGGGATTTTTCTCTACTTCAGATTTGTTTATCCTAACCAAATACTGCCGTCTGGTGCTGGATCTATTGATGTACTTTCAGGTATATCTCATTCGAATGAGCCTGATTTTAATCAGGGGATTCACTGGAGAGCATGGGCACCGTTCATTGCAATATTAATCTCCATTCCCATTGCACTCATCGTCCTGAAACTTTCTCAGGGGAGCATGATCAATTTTATTATGCTCGTTGGAGCGATTACAGCAATTGGATTTGCTCCTTCATCAGTCAGGACACAAGGATTATCTCAGGGAGCAAAACATGCAGGTCTTATCATATTTGATATTTGTGGAGCCGGAGCACTCGGATTTGTTATCGTAAAAAGTGGTTTTGCTCAGGTTGCTTTGGAACAACTGACTCATCTAATTCCCATAATCTTCGTCCCTTTTGTCCTCGCTGCTTTGATCGAAACTGCCCAGGGATCACGGGTGGTTACTGCAGTAATTACTTCTGAGATTCTTGTGGGATCTGATGTAATCAATTCAATCCATCCAATTCCTCTTATTTTCCTCATCAGTGCGGGATCCTGTATTGTCTCTTATGTTACAGATCCCTTTTTCTGGCTTGTCCAGAGGACAACCGGGGATGATATAAAAACCGTGGTTACTCATTACACAATGCCGATTGCATTTGCCGGAATTGGGATATTCATCATGGCAGTTATTTTAGAATATCTGGTATTCGGGAATTTATGA
- a CDS encoding putative zinc-binding protein, with amino-acid sequence MINASPIGSKLIGCKNPFTSRKIVVLDGCSDWCGRKKVQDLGFDPDIHLIATENGIIKKVMEDPLFNEIEHLITVVRDKLR; translated from the coding sequence TTGATCAATGCATCTCCTATCGGATCGAAACTGATCGGTTGCAAAAACCCTTTCACAAGCAGAAAAATTGTCGTTCTTGACGGGTGTTCTGACTGGTGTGGTAGAAAGAAGGTACAGGATCTTGGATTTGATCCTGACATTCACCTGATCGCAACTGAAAACGGGATCATCAAAAAAGTGATGGAAGACCCACTTTTCAACGAGATTGAGCATCTCATCACTGTAGTTAGAGATAAACTCCGATGA
- a CDS encoding putative zinc-binding protein: MADQAPCSCGGGDKSRLIFPCCGQANTGQITNAAAIQLDEEGYGSYACTSLLASSEALAKRATGLDEVLVIDGCGTHCAKKIAESAGVLVHQHLVITDHGIEKKSGDRSFTADQVEVIVSAAWKGEGKIQE, from the coding sequence ATGGCAGATCAGGCACCCTGTTCCTGTGGAGGAGGAGACAAATCAAGACTCATCTTCCCCTGTTGTGGACAGGCAAACACAGGCCAGATCACGAATGCAGCTGCAATTCAGCTTGATGAAGAAGGATATGGAAGTTATGCCTGCACATCCTTGCTCGCATCATCAGAAGCGCTTGCCAAACGGGCCACCGGGCTTGATGAAGTGCTGGTAATTGATGGATGCGGGACACATTGTGCAAAGAAGATCGCGGAATCAGCAGGAGTCCTGGTTCACCAGCACCTGGTCATCACAGATCACGGAATTGAAAAGAAGAGCGGTGACCGGTCATTTACTGCCGACCAGGTCGAAGTGATAGTCTCTGCTGCCTGGAAAGGAGAGGGAAAAATCCAGGAATAA
- a CDS encoding thioredoxin family protein, with protein MKFEILGSGCTKCKRLYDNVVEAVKKAGIQADVIKIEDMGEIVSRGILMPPSLFMDGEEVFSGRVPSVNEIIEVVKGA; from the coding sequence ATGAAATTCGAAATTCTGGGCTCCGGATGTACAAAATGCAAACGATTGTATGACAATGTGGTTGAAGCAGTGAAAAAGGCTGGGATACAGGCCGACGTTATCAAAATTGAAGATATGGGCGAGATAGTCAGTAGGGGAATCCTTATGCCCCCTTCCCTTTTTATGGATGGCGAAGAGGTTTTCTCTGGCCGGGTCCCGAGTGTGAATGAGATCATCGAGGTCGTTAAGGGAGCATAA
- a CDS encoding ArsR/SmtB family transcription factor encodes MVSVRCCPADCALREDWEDELNQVKKALEDESVISMERILKAMSHPLRLKILLMLSNRDQCVCEFIWVFKESSTIISNHLKVLKDAGLIETYYRSNHKIYRFREDADRTIITFLHQQWKKNTKQT; translated from the coding sequence ATGGTAAGTGTCCGGTGTTGTCCTGCAGACTGTGCTCTCAGGGAAGACTGGGAAGATGAACTAAACCAGGTAAAAAAAGCACTCGAGGATGAATCAGTTATAAGTATGGAACGTATACTCAAGGCAATGAGTCATCCCCTCAGGTTAAAGATCCTGCTGATGCTCAGCAATCGAGATCAATGTGTTTGTGAGTTTATCTGGGTCTTTAAAGAATCATCTACCATCATCTCAAACCATCTGAAAGTACTCAAGGATGCCGGACTAATTGAGACATATTACCGGTCAAATCATAAGATATATCGATTTAGAGAAGACGCGGATCGGACAATTATCACATTCTTACATCAACAATGGAAGAAGAATACTAAACAAACTTAG
- a CDS encoding metal-dependent transcriptional regulator, translating into MEDQAGLELSPRKVEYLKYVYEKGRTVKTNELASHFSVDPSTVTKSILELAESGYLSHAPYRGVTLTDSGTMYAKFLVKRHRILSLILVRNGLSEDRACQEVNRFESFVSRNAVDTMCCAMGHPQFGVCGTITHDDGCLQVSMTHFKNQVESSGCGDL; encoded by the coding sequence ATGGAGGATCAGGCCGGGCTTGAATTGTCACCCAGAAAGGTGGAATATCTCAAGTACGTATATGAAAAAGGAAGAACTGTTAAGACCAATGAGCTTGCTTCTCATTTCTCTGTTGATCCCTCTACTGTCACAAAATCAATACTTGAACTGGCTGAAAGTGGGTACCTTTCACATGCTCCTTACCGGGGAGTGACTCTTACAGATTCAGGTACTATGTATGCGAAGTTTCTTGTCAAACGGCATCGGATTCTCAGTCTTATTTTGGTTAGAAATGGCCTCTCTGAAGATCGAGCATGTCAGGAAGTAAACCGGTTTGAGAGTTTTGTCTCAAGGAACGCAGTTGATACGATGTGCTGTGCTATGGGCCATCCTCAATTTGGCGTATGTGGGACAATAACTCATGATGATGGATGCCTGCAAGTTAGTATGACTCATTTTAAAAATCAGGTTGAATCATCTGGCTGTGGTGATCTATGA
- a CDS encoding energy-coupling factor transporter transmembrane component T family protein, whose amino-acid sequence MSTSPISDHLPDINLITSLAERQTTVFSRISPWTKLGMLICLILTITCVQNILVLLILYVILLFLYRVAELPVRKIIAWQVLPAFFVISLVGILIWNEPGSIILMLPIGPFSLHLTDNGLFLFIRLLLKALISFMASIFFLMTTRYEHFSALIYRLFPTPLDQIFLMAYRFLFLTIAMTGSVLKAVRSRGGGLIRSVRMQSKMFAEVAGLVFIRSFEQAERVEKAMISRGYANGTYRTVIVVPPPTILEYLLLFGAYTLVIVSVWIIPFFIGEYPW is encoded by the coding sequence ATGAGCACATCTCCGATATCGGACCATCTTCCTGACATTAATCTGATAACATCACTCGCTGAACGACAGACAACAGTGTTTTCCCGTATAAGTCCCTGGACTAAACTTGGAATGCTAATCTGTCTTATTCTCACTATTACCTGTGTCCAGAATATCCTCGTGCTTCTTATTTTGTATGTCATCCTTCTGTTTCTCTATAGGGTAGCAGAACTTCCGGTCAGGAAAATCATTGCATGGCAGGTTTTACCAGCTTTTTTTGTCATCTCTCTAGTTGGAATTTTAATCTGGAATGAACCCGGGTCAATCATTCTGATGTTACCTATAGGTCCGTTTTCACTTCATTTGACAGATAATGGTTTGTTTCTTTTCATCAGACTCCTGTTAAAGGCCCTCATCTCGTTTATGGCATCAATCTTCTTTCTTATGACAACACGCTATGAGCATTTCTCTGCCCTCATTTATCGGCTGTTTCCAACTCCACTTGACCAGATTTTTCTCATGGCGTATCGGTTCTTATTTCTTACAATTGCTATGACCGGTTCGGTTCTCAAGGCAGTACGCTCACGAGGAGGAGGGCTTATCCGTTCGGTCAGAATGCAGAGCAAGATGTTTGCAGAAGTTGCGGGTCTTGTGTTTATCCGGTCGTTTGAACAGGCTGAACGTGTTGAAAAAGCAATGATTTCACGAGGATATGCAAATGGAACGTACCGGACAGTGATAGTAGTTCCACCGCCTACCATTCTAGAATATCTCCTTCTTTTTGGGGCCTATACTCTTGTTATAGTATCTGTATGGATCATTCCTTTTTTTATTGGT